In Persicimonas caeni, a single window of DNA contains:
- a CDS encoding WD40/YVTN/BNR-like repeat-containing protein, whose translation MPSVTLPTRRYVSLCLLSLSLLLPTGCSDPSNEGESPSPVDQRDRPVPSVEPGGQWRQMQGPPMSAHGLGWSSYLLGHVDGQLYLHETHDPPRILMVDTLSGEAQVAGELEQRRTEGESLLQIGQWGDAQYLLTHQATYTRDSGDETWQRMSLRLEEIIEVDGAALATTHHASERHPGSLVRKVDGGDWQLVREAAGEFEKSGQVIHLHQGIYNDIYSTDGGQTWTEHERPYIIAQLRGAASYDGRHWGGSKRPGKVYVSDDGISWEEQEAAELEGALDEVTRHDGRIYAIERGTNAAYVTGEDHIVTYGESGWQRIARPPQTRLLELHTYAETLYAITRSAGVWRMDDSGEGWEPVGPSLDTPTELAGASIGLCALAHFGVLSCRSGGDSEWWREGIDPLRTVEEIHVDGEQLFLVVSASSEPGEAFGARTEIWRMTSDAQVELAVEADAILAASVESVFEHDGTIYVLTPYAFLRIGDDGARGEELFEYNGRRDHSMHGATSMHGEIWLIDQSGLTGWVDKVDDDGERTSRSEGLPAPSFEDDRGPYPVAFARTELDLYTLVQRARLADGGGVNWVGQVFVWDEDQQRWMETPTPSRQELDGEYFEEIHASGDALYALTDSRVYQYDPSRNQWSEMSQGLPDGQIRGFTTHANQAYVSVEGHGMWRYGGN comes from the coding sequence ATGCCGTCGGTAACTCTGCCCACTCGCCGCTACGTATCTTTGTGTTTGCTGTCGTTGAGTTTGTTGTTGCCCACCGGCTGCTCCGACCCGTCGAACGAAGGTGAGTCACCCTCGCCGGTCGACCAGCGGGACCGACCCGTGCCGAGTGTCGAGCCCGGCGGACAGTGGCGCCAGATGCAGGGCCCGCCGATGAGCGCTCACGGCTTGGGCTGGAGCTCCTACTTGCTCGGACATGTCGACGGGCAACTCTATCTGCACGAGACGCACGATCCGCCACGGATCTTGATGGTCGATACGTTGTCCGGTGAGGCGCAGGTGGCTGGGGAACTCGAGCAGCGCCGCACCGAGGGTGAGTCACTCCTGCAGATTGGCCAGTGGGGAGATGCGCAATACCTTCTAACCCATCAAGCGACCTACACGCGCGACTCCGGTGATGAAACGTGGCAGCGAATGAGCCTTCGCCTCGAGGAGATCATCGAGGTCGACGGCGCGGCATTGGCCACGACCCACCACGCCAGCGAGCGTCACCCGGGGAGTCTGGTGCGCAAGGTCGACGGCGGGGATTGGCAGCTCGTGCGCGAGGCCGCGGGAGAATTCGAGAAGTCGGGTCAGGTCATTCATCTGCATCAGGGGATATACAACGATATCTACTCCACTGACGGTGGCCAGACCTGGACGGAGCACGAGCGACCGTACATCATCGCCCAACTGCGCGGCGCGGCGTCCTACGATGGGCGTCACTGGGGCGGAAGCAAGCGACCCGGCAAGGTCTACGTGTCGGACGACGGTATCTCCTGGGAAGAGCAGGAGGCTGCCGAGCTCGAGGGGGCGCTCGATGAGGTGACGCGACATGACGGCCGGATCTACGCCATCGAGCGAGGCACCAACGCGGCGTACGTTACCGGCGAAGACCATATCGTCACATACGGCGAGTCGGGCTGGCAGCGAATCGCCCGCCCGCCGCAGACTCGACTTCTCGAACTACACACCTACGCAGAGACCCTCTACGCAATCACACGCAGCGCGGGCGTGTGGCGCATGGACGACTCCGGCGAAGGCTGGGAGCCGGTGGGACCGTCACTGGACACCCCGACCGAGCTTGCCGGCGCAAGTATCGGCCTTTGTGCGCTCGCGCATTTTGGCGTGTTGTCGTGTCGCAGCGGAGGAGACTCGGAGTGGTGGCGCGAAGGGATCGACCCATTGCGCACCGTCGAGGAGATCCACGTCGACGGCGAGCAGCTCTTCTTGGTGGTAAGCGCCAGCTCGGAGCCCGGTGAGGCGTTTGGCGCACGCACGGAAATATGGCGTATGACCTCCGACGCACAGGTCGAACTCGCCGTCGAGGCCGATGCCATTCTCGCGGCGAGTGTCGAATCTGTCTTCGAGCATGACGGCACGATTTATGTGCTGACCCCTTACGCATTCCTGCGAATCGGCGACGACGGTGCCAGAGGCGAGGAGCTGTTCGAGTACAACGGACGTAGAGATCACTCGATGCACGGTGCGACCTCGATGCACGGCGAAATCTGGCTCATCGACCAGTCGGGCTTGACCGGCTGGGTGGATAAGGTCGACGACGATGGCGAACGCACCTCGCGCTCCGAGGGCTTGCCCGCTCCGAGCTTCGAAGACGACCGCGGTCCCTATCCGGTCGCGTTTGCCCGCACCGAGCTCGACCTGTACACGCTGGTGCAACGGGCGCGTCTGGCAGACGGTGGGGGTGTAAATTGGGTCGGTCAGGTATTCGTGTGGGATGAAGACCAGCAGCGGTGGATGGAGACGCCGACGCCGTCGCGCCAAGAACTCGACGGCGAGTATTTCGAAGAGATCCACGCCAGCGGCGACGCGCTGTACGCGCTGACCGACTCGAGGGTCTATCAGTACGATCCGTCTCGTAACCAGTGGTCCGAGATGAGCCAGGGCCTTCCCGACGGACAGATCCGTGGATTTACCACTCACGCCAATCAGGCGTATGTGAGCGTGGAGGGCCACGGCATGTGGCGCTACGGCGGCAACTGA
- a CDS encoding neutral/alkaline non-lysosomal ceramidase N-terminal domain-containing protein produces MRRILVLLFVCLALVAGCSDPDSSQNNNQNLEPDAGDVSADGTSDVDDDTGPASCELQADCAEGTMCHGGVCVEAPECGGLRDWDTCVEAFEALEPGLGRRAVCGGEHCRIACLVDQHCADGQVCADNGSCVDFTGEITGEHPGGDSREPLEAGVANTLMTFPIGLSQGGYGSRSASGDGRYVESLRETDGQMHGLYARAFVLDNGERQLMFIRLPVIFPTMPLHEAVARKLQEETGKDWRDSLIISGTHTHSGPTRYWQLPDDTALPLGSFGTDEFSQQVFDWTVDSTFEAAKAALDDLSPARFGWEIVEAYDTDDYISSDRWSATPPFDDNRLLLFRIDDAEGNPRAVMISYGTHGTVHGDNYFTGDAPAGAERALEARLGEEYDRFVPVLYFNQNGGSMSPRGDRWGHGENARFEAVGHELADRAIDALRDMTTETDISLAGATHRFPITYENVGYAEGEWKVGTIGKGSPGDVYDFGGLQCVGEDGDDDYSTSITPPVSGCLPLHLINHHRSITLFAKSQMTALDIGGLTVVTLPGEATMEFGWQVLKEARDQFGIDPLDAWIWGYAQDHQFYLTPSNLRGELPPFPGISTPKAIDEYPDYAFSWRQGGYEAGMSVWGWKFGDFLVARAMETVSKLTDGGVEPALPAALPTEFSRIDESPFPVETSNAANMGTFVDEPPATVSRLESIDVAWVGGDPGAEMPQAPLVVLEKKNGDTFEAVETVSKRTYSNREPVMLTRRRKNGDDWEWAVRWEELQNFPTGEYRFRVEGHYLDDNEARQSYEATSGVFEVVATDTVEVEVTSTGTAVEGRLGYPAASRLRYEGTSEDPGRVTGNFRMRHPRAGAGISAPLVVGEDVSADDVTVRVMDGATEVASLTGADLTLATNPETVDGRDGIPVTRFSADVSSLSPGSYTVEVTVTDAYGNTGTGTAVLDVP; encoded by the coding sequence GTGCGGCGCATTCTTGTCTTGTTGTTTGTCTGCCTGGCGCTCGTCGCCGGCTGCTCTGATCCCGATTCGTCCCAGAATAACAACCAGAACCTCGAGCCCGACGCCGGCGACGTGAGCGCCGACGGCACCTCGGATGTCGACGACGACACCGGTCCGGCCTCGTGTGAGCTGCAGGCCGATTGCGCCGAGGGCACGATGTGTCACGGCGGCGTGTGCGTCGAGGCGCCCGAGTGTGGCGGCCTGCGAGACTGGGACACGTGCGTCGAGGCGTTCGAGGCGCTCGAGCCGGGGCTCGGACGACGCGCGGTGTGCGGCGGAGAGCACTGCCGGATCGCCTGCCTGGTCGACCAACACTGCGCCGACGGGCAGGTCTGCGCCGACAACGGAAGCTGCGTCGACTTCACAGGCGAGATCACCGGTGAACATCCCGGCGGTGATTCCCGCGAGCCGCTCGAGGCGGGCGTGGCGAACACGCTGATGACCTTCCCCATCGGTCTGTCGCAGGGCGGCTACGGCTCGCGCTCGGCCTCGGGCGACGGCCGCTACGTCGAGTCGCTGCGCGAGACCGACGGCCAGATGCACGGGCTGTACGCTCGCGCGTTCGTGCTCGACAACGGCGAGCGCCAGCTCATGTTCATTCGCCTGCCGGTGATCTTCCCGACGATGCCGCTGCACGAGGCGGTCGCCCGCAAGCTCCAGGAGGAGACGGGCAAAGACTGGCGCGACAGCCTGATCATTTCGGGCACGCACACCCACTCGGGCCCGACGCGCTACTGGCAACTGCCGGACGACACCGCCCTGCCGCTGGGAAGCTTCGGCACCGACGAGTTCAGCCAGCAGGTCTTCGACTGGACTGTCGACTCGACCTTCGAGGCGGCCAAGGCTGCGCTCGACGACCTGTCGCCGGCGCGCTTCGGCTGGGAGATCGTCGAGGCTTACGACACCGACGACTACATCTCGAGCGACCGCTGGAGCGCCACGCCCCCGTTCGACGACAACCGGCTGCTGCTCTTCCGCATCGACGACGCCGAGGGTAACCCGCGGGCGGTCATGATCAGCTACGGCACCCACGGCACGGTCCACGGCGACAACTACTTTACCGGAGACGCCCCCGCCGGCGCCGAGCGCGCCCTTGAAGCGCGCCTGGGCGAGGAGTACGACCGGTTCGTGCCGGTGCTCTACTTCAACCAAAACGGCGGCAGCATGTCGCCACGGGGCGACCGCTGGGGCCACGGCGAGAACGCGCGTTTCGAGGCCGTGGGCCACGAGCTGGCCGACCGCGCCATCGACGCGCTTCGCGACATGACCACCGAGACCGACATCTCGCTGGCCGGCGCCACCCATCGCTTCCCGATCACCTACGAGAACGTCGGCTACGCCGAAGGTGAGTGGAAAGTGGGCACCATCGGCAAGGGCTCGCCGGGCGACGTGTACGATTTCGGCGGCCTGCAATGTGTCGGAGAGGACGGCGACGACGACTACAGCACCTCGATCACCCCGCCGGTGAGCGGCTGCTTGCCGCTGCACCTGATCAACCACCACCGCTCGATCACCCTCTTCGCCAAGAGCCAGATGACCGCCCTCGACATCGGCGGGCTGACCGTGGTCACGCTTCCCGGCGAAGCGACCATGGAGTTTGGCTGGCAGGTGCTCAAAGAGGCGCGTGACCAATTCGGCATCGACCCGCTCGACGCCTGGATCTGGGGCTACGCTCAAGACCACCAGTTCTACCTGACCCCGTCGAACCTGCGCGGCGAGCTGCCCCCGTTCCCGGGTATTTCGACCCCGAAAGCCATCGACGAGTACCCCGACTATGCGTTTAGCTGGCGCCAGGGCGGCTACGAGGCCGGCATGAGCGTGTGGGGCTGGAAATTCGGCGACTTCCTGGTCGCCCGCGCCATGGAGACGGTCAGCAAGCTGACTGACGGCGGCGTCGAGCCGGCGCTTCCGGCCGCGCTGCCCACCGAGTTCTCGCGCATCGACGAGAGCCCGTTCCCGGTCGAGACGAGCAACGCGGCCAACATGGGCACCTTCGTCGACGAGCCGCCCGCGACGGTCAGCCGACTCGAGTCGATCGACGTGGCGTGGGTCGGCGGCGACCCCGGCGCCGAGATGCCTCAGGCCCCGCTGGTGGTGCTCGAGAAGAAAAACGGCGACACCTTCGAGGCCGTCGAAACCGTGAGCAAGCGCACCTACAGCAACCGCGAGCCCGTCATGCTCACCCGTCGGCGCAAGAACGGCGACGATTGGGAGTGGGCGGTGCGCTGGGAAGAGCTGCAGAATTTCCCCACCGGGGAGTATCGCTTCCGCGTCGAAGGACATTACCTCGACGACAACGAGGCTCGTCAGAGCTACGAGGCGACCAGCGGCGTCTTCGAGGTGGTCGCGACCGACACCGTCGAGGTCGAGGTGACTTCCACGGGGACCGCCGTCGAAGGCCGGCTCGGCTACCCGGCTGCCTCGCGCCTTCGGTACGAAGGGACGTCTGAAGATCCGGGCCGCGTCACCGGAAACTTCCGGATGCGCCACCCGCGTGCGGGCGCCGGCATCTCGGCGCCGCTGGTGGTCGGCGAGGACGTCAGCGCCGACGACGTGACCGTGCGGGTGATGGACGGCGCGACCGAGGTCGCCTCGTTGACGGGCGCCGACCTGACGTTGGCGACGAACCCCGAGACGGTCGACGGGCGTGACGGCATTCCGGTCACGCGCTTTAGCGCCGATGTCTCGTCGCTTTCGCCTGGCAGCTACACCGTCGAGGTGACGGTGACTGACGCCTACGGCAATACGGGCACCGGCACGGCCGTGTTGGATGTGCCGTAA
- a CDS encoding Jag family protein gives MTDEQTNEENEQPEVDAIEFGEQWLADVFERMNFDLDVSGEAKEDKLYFDVSGEDAEILLGVGTSAPKSIESIQTLLSAALSRVGDKRQVYVDVSGFRDQRAERLDSVAEELRDVATRLGKKVTIAGLNSYERSVVHKALEEDSSVKTESEGKGIFRKLSISPA, from the coding sequence ATGACTGACGAACAGACCAACGAAGAGAATGAGCAGCCCGAAGTCGACGCGATTGAATTCGGCGAGCAGTGGCTCGCCGACGTCTTCGAGCGCATGAACTTCGACCTCGACGTCAGCGGCGAGGCCAAAGAAGACAAGCTGTACTTCGACGTCAGCGGCGAAGATGCCGAGATCTTGCTCGGCGTGGGCACCTCGGCGCCCAAGTCGATCGAGTCGATCCAGACGCTTTTGAGCGCCGCGCTGTCGCGCGTGGGTGACAAGCGTCAGGTCTATGTCGACGTCAGCGGCTTCCGCGACCAGCGCGCCGAGCGCCTCGATTCGGTCGCCGAAGAGCTTCGCGACGTGGCCACCCGCCTGGGTAAAAAGGTGACCATCGCCGGGCTCAACAGCTACGAGCGAAGCGTGGTCCACAAGGCGCTGGAGGAAGATTCGAGCGTCAAGACCGAGAGCGAGGGCAAGGGGATCTTCCGCAAGCTTTCGATTTCGCCTGCATGA
- a CDS encoding histidine kinase: MEFLELILNLLEKVSVLVAASLVLLLLRPAEVWLGETGAHASVRRRLFLMAVLGFLAVWGVFLGFDIGGMGFNLRAVGIIVAGYLGGRKVGVLVGALAGFVYAVTLNDPTSPYVFAASVIDGGLAGLWSRKIGTGVISVIVGAVVIQLVHHVGLGAVMAALDFDQAIAIASNLELHAAKIAANVIGVSVFMGLLSLVRELELTRREAKTSRDLVRSAKLEALQYQVRPHFLFNLLNTLAYLIRTNPVKARELTLDLSEFLRYTLARDDEQTTLRDELEQLERYVDLERARFGEGLQFELADADDVDLDAVVVPPLILQPLVENAIRHGAREGKVSVRVEVTCHEGLLSVRVLDDGPGPGGIKLDTKRTGVGLVNVSERLERFYHGEATLSLDERGDVEGACAEVTVPYELATRTTGGGLRQQAREQLKKVIT, translated from the coding sequence GTGGAATTCTTAGAACTCATCCTGAACCTGCTCGAGAAGGTCTCGGTGCTGGTGGCCGCCTCGCTGGTGTTGCTGCTGTTGCGCCCCGCCGAGGTGTGGCTGGGCGAGACCGGCGCGCACGCCTCGGTGCGTCGCCGGCTCTTCTTGATGGCGGTGCTCGGGTTTCTGGCCGTCTGGGGCGTCTTCCTCGGGTTCGACATCGGCGGGATGGGCTTCAACCTGCGCGCGGTGGGCATCATCGTGGCCGGTTATCTGGGCGGGCGCAAAGTCGGCGTGCTCGTGGGCGCGCTGGCCGGCTTCGTCTACGCCGTCACGCTCAACGACCCCACCTCACCGTATGTCTTCGCGGCGAGTGTGATCGACGGAGGCCTGGCCGGGCTGTGGAGCCGAAAGATCGGCACCGGCGTCATCTCGGTGATCGTGGGCGCGGTAGTCATCCAGCTCGTCCACCACGTGGGACTGGGCGCGGTGATGGCCGCGCTCGACTTCGATCAGGCGATCGCCATCGCCAGCAACCTCGAGCTGCACGCGGCCAAGATCGCCGCCAACGTCATCGGGGTGTCGGTCTTCATGGGCTTGCTGAGTCTGGTGCGCGAGCTCGAGTTGACCCGCCGCGAGGCGAAGACCTCGCGCGATCTGGTGCGCTCGGCCAAGCTCGAGGCGCTGCAGTACCAGGTGCGCCCGCACTTTTTGTTCAACCTGCTCAACACGCTCGCCTATCTCATCCGCACCAACCCGGTCAAAGCGCGCGAGCTGACCCTCGATTTGAGCGAGTTTCTGCGCTACACGCTGGCCCGCGACGACGAGCAGACCACGCTGCGCGACGAGCTCGAGCAGCTCGAGCGCTACGTCGATCTCGAGCGCGCACGCTTCGGTGAGGGGCTCCAATTCGAGCTGGCCGACGCCGACGATGTCGACCTCGATGCGGTGGTCGTGCCGCCGCTGATCTTGCAGCCGCTGGTCGAAAACGCCATCCGCCACGGCGCGCGCGAGGGAAAGGTTTCGGTGCGTGTTGAAGTTACATGCCACGAGGGTCTACTTTCGGTGCGCGTGCTCGACGACGGTCCGGGGCCGGGCGGCATCAAGCTCGATACCAAGCGCACCGGCGTCGGCTTGGTTAATGTCAGCGAGCGCCTCGAGCGCTTCTACCACGGCGAGGCGACGCTCTCGCTGGATGAGCGCGGGGACGTCGAGGGCGCCTGCGCCGAGGTGACCGTGCCGTACGAGTTGGCCACCCGCACCACCGGCGGCGGACTCAGACAACAAGCTCGCGAACAACTCAAAAAGGTGATCACGTGA
- a CDS encoding LytR/AlgR family response regulator transcription factor, with product MKALIVDDEKPAREELQWLLEQCEDVEVAGQAASAEGARDFLEGGDAGEVDLVFLDINMPGVDGMRLAELLHEKPVDERPMVIFVTAYDDHAVDAFEVDAVDYLLKPVRLERLQKALERARGRLNDPPESAGAAPAAQNRPLERISVEDRGVYRVVPIDDILFFEAEDGIVVAATREDRFITDFSLKFLEDNLSADKFFRCHRSYIVRLDAIESIAPWGAGTYRLVLSRDEDLGVPLSRSRASELKSLIPWSARVVDG from the coding sequence GTGAAGGCGCTGATTGTCGACGACGAAAAACCCGCCCGCGAAGAGCTTCAGTGGCTCTTAGAGCAGTGTGAGGATGTCGAGGTCGCCGGGCAGGCGGCGTCGGCCGAGGGCGCGCGCGACTTTCTCGAAGGGGGCGACGCCGGCGAGGTCGATTTGGTCTTCTTGGACATCAATATGCCCGGCGTCGACGGCATGCGCCTGGCAGAGCTGTTGCACGAGAAGCCCGTCGACGAGCGCCCGATGGTCATCTTCGTGACCGCCTACGACGACCACGCCGTCGACGCCTTCGAGGTCGACGCGGTCGACTACCTGCTCAAGCCGGTGCGCCTCGAGCGACTCCAAAAGGCGCTCGAGCGCGCCCGTGGACGGCTCAACGACCCGCCCGAGTCGGCCGGCGCGGCGCCCGCCGCGCAGAACCGCCCACTCGAGCGCATCTCGGTCGAAGATCGCGGGGTCTATCGCGTCGTGCCCATCGACGATATCCTCTTCTTCGAGGCCGAAGACGGCATCGTGGTCGCGGCGACCCGCGAAGACCGCTTCATCACCGACTTCAGCCTGAAATTTCTGGAAGACAACCTGTCGGCAGACAAGTTCTTCCGGTGCCACCGAAGCTATATCGTGCGCCTCGACGCCATCGAGAGCATCGCGCCGTGGGGCGCGGGCACGTACCGACTGGTTCTGTCGCGCGACGAAGATCTGGGCGTGCCGCTGTCGCGCAGCCGCGCGTCCGAACTCAAAAGCCTGATCCCCTGGTCGGCCCGCGTCGTCGATGGTTAA
- the mnmE gene encoding tRNA uridine-5-carboxymethylaminomethyl(34) synthesis GTPase MnmE — translation MIDSTTIAAIATPAGRGGVGIVRVSGPEARDVLRALVPAWPDDHPSHKLRLSRIHDEHGDLVDEALCVLMESPHTYTGDDVVEFQCHGGPIILRRVLDAALASGARAAGPGEFTERAFLNGRIDLTQAEAVADLVEATSVSAHKLAMEHLQGSLGAAIRELRTLTMEAVTLVESAIDFAHEEHVYQIEHDEVLQRVDKVIAELRDLKRRFDQGRRQREGVRVVILGPPNAGKSTLFNALHGSERAIVTSIAGTTRDFLEEEIHLEGVALRVVDTAGLRDATDEVEQIGIERSRELQSKADLVIWLVDQEQGLDDDQRRDLEETLARHIETVVVRNKIDLPSTLTADDVALLERFEHVVPTALAADGEREGMDELVGVLTGIAAELTSGEGVLLSRTRHLECVNRALEALGRAKEAVEAGMEHEFVALDLREGLDALGDIVGQVSTDDILNKIFSEFCVGK, via the coding sequence ATGATCGACTCAACGACCATCGCTGCGATCGCCACTCCGGCCGGCCGGGGTGGCGTGGGCATCGTCCGCGTCAGCGGGCCCGAGGCGCGCGATGTGCTCCGAGCGTTGGTGCCTGCCTGGCCCGACGATCACCCCTCCCACAAATTGCGCCTGTCGCGCATCCACGACGAACACGGAGACCTGGTCGACGAGGCCTTGTGCGTGCTCATGGAGAGCCCGCATACCTACACCGGCGACGACGTCGTCGAGTTCCAGTGCCACGGCGGCCCGATCATCTTGCGCCGCGTGCTCGACGCGGCCCTGGCGAGCGGCGCGCGCGCGGCCGGCCCGGGCGAGTTCACCGAGCGGGCGTTTTTGAACGGACGCATCGACCTCACCCAAGCCGAAGCCGTCGCCGACCTGGTCGAGGCGACCAGCGTCTCGGCGCACAAGCTCGCCATGGAGCACCTGCAGGGGAGTTTGGGCGCGGCCATCCGTGAACTTCGCACGCTCACCATGGAAGCAGTGACGCTGGTCGAGTCGGCCATCGACTTCGCCCATGAGGAGCACGTCTACCAGATCGAGCACGACGAGGTGCTCCAACGCGTCGACAAAGTGATCGCCGAGCTTCGCGACCTGAAGCGCCGCTTCGACCAGGGCCGCCGCCAGCGAGAAGGCGTGCGCGTGGTCATCTTGGGCCCGCCCAACGCCGGCAAGTCGACGCTTTTCAACGCGCTGCACGGCTCGGAGCGAGCGATCGTGACCTCGATCGCCGGCACCACCCGCGACTTTTTGGAAGAAGAGATCCACCTCGAGGGCGTCGCCCTGCGCGTGGTCGACACCGCCGGTTTGCGCGACGCGACCGACGAGGTCGAGCAGATCGGCATCGAGCGAAGCCGCGAGCTGCAGAGCAAGGCCGACCTGGTCATCTGGCTCGTCGACCAAGAGCAAGGCCTCGACGACGATCAACGCCGCGACCTCGAAGAGACACTCGCCCGCCATATCGAAACGGTGGTCGTGCGCAACAAGATCGACTTGCCGTCGACGCTCACCGCCGACGACGTGGCGCTGCTGGAGCGCTTCGAGCACGTCGTGCCGACGGCCTTGGCCGCCGACGGCGAGCGCGAGGGCATGGACGAGCTGGTCGGCGTTCTTACCGGCATTGCCGCCGAGCTCACCTCCGGCGAGGGCGTCCTGCTCAGCCGCACGCGGCACTTAGAGTGCGTCAACCGGGCACTGGAAGCGCTCGGGCGCGCCAAAGAGGCCGTTGAAGCGGGCATGGAGCACGAATTCGTCGCGCTCGACCTGCGCGAGGGCCTGGACGCTCTGGGCGACATCGTCGGCCAGGTGTCGACGGACGATATCCTGAACAAGATCTTCTCGGAGTTTTGCGTCGGCAAGTAG